The Acidiferrobacteraceae bacterium genome contains a region encoding:
- a CDS encoding CHASE2 domain-containing protein has protein sequence MAALLEKLRQTFPSFSIGRLSSQWVAIGLTLLFVAIYIGDMFSDRSLLDTIEHRTYDTRLLSLKDPAAARDVAIVTIDEKSLNAIGRWPWNRNILAELIRRIDQDGARIIASDIFFPEAQNPRLSRLVNQLHKEQPRVASVPAYRQLERFAGGDEALAAAIRKSGKVILSMVFLTSRSQASHRDEATRQQVKDELRGAAVPVVHGHSGNPAAIGLPYEVFGVDANIPPIQKAGLYAGHINTMPDTDGTLRWTPLVLRYHKTYYPSADVQAVRAFLGNGQLVLDTDAAGIRGLRIGTLKIATDEEGRALVHYYGPQQTFPTLSAADVLQDKVAPDTLRGKIVLLGSTAVSVGDIRVTPYSPAFPGVEVRATIIQNLINNDFMQRPRWMTLVNLLLLLVLGVGLSFVFPRTGVRVGAAVLAASFAALIAVTLYLFDRHHIWLNVTYPSLLLLTLFVATTMLHDFHTEGEKRQIR, from the coding sequence ATGGCCGCGCTACTAGAAAAACTCAGACAGACTTTTCCTTCATTCTCGATTGGTCGCCTGTCCTCTCAGTGGGTGGCGATCGGCCTGACTCTGCTCTTCGTCGCAATCTACATCGGAGACATGTTCAGCGACCGCAGTCTGCTCGATACCATCGAACACCGGACCTATGACACGCGCCTCCTCTCCCTGAAGGACCCGGCTGCGGCCCGGGACGTGGCCATCGTAACCATCGACGAAAAAAGTCTGAACGCGATCGGTCGGTGGCCGTGGAATCGCAACATCCTTGCGGAGTTGATCCGCAGGATCGATCAGGACGGCGCAAGAATCATCGCCTCGGATATCTTCTTTCCCGAGGCGCAAAACCCCAGGCTCTCCAGACTGGTAAATCAGCTGCACAAGGAACAACCGCGGGTCGCCTCGGTTCCTGCGTATCGCCAACTGGAGCGGTTTGCCGGCGGTGACGAGGCCCTCGCGGCTGCGATCCGCAAGAGCGGCAAGGTCATCCTTTCCATGGTATTCCTCACTTCGAGATCCCAGGCCAGTCACCGAGATGAGGCGACGCGACAGCAGGTCAAGGACGAACTTCGGGGCGCGGCCGTGCCGGTCGTTCACGGTCATAGCGGAAACCCGGCGGCCATCGGCCTGCCGTACGAAGTCTTTGGTGTGGATGCCAATATCCCGCCCATCCAGAAGGCCGGTCTCTACGCGGGGCACATCAACACGATGCCGGATACCGACGGCACCCTGCGCTGGACGCCGCTGGTCTTGCGTTACCACAAGACCTACTACCCCTCCGCGGACGTACAGGCAGTGCGTGCGTTTCTGGGAAACGGGCAACTGGTTCTGGACACTGATGCCGCGGGTATCCGCGGTCTGCGGATCGGCACCCTGAAGATCGCGACCGATGAGGAGGGGCGCGCCCTGGTACATTACTATGGTCCGCAGCAGACCTTCCCGACCCTGTCGGCGGCCGATGTACTTCAGGACAAGGTTGCTCCCGACACACTGAGGGGAAAGATCGTGTTGCTCGGATCCACCGCCGTATCCGTCGGTGATATCCGGGTAACCCCGTACAGCCCTGCCTTCCCGGGAGTGGAGGTGCGCGCCACCATCATCCAGAATCTGATCAACAACGATTTCATGCAGCGCCCGCGATGGATGACGCTGGTCAATCTTCTGCTCCTTCTGGTGTTGGGGGTGGGTCTCTCCTTTGTTTTCCCCCGTACGGGGGTCCGCGTTGGAGCCGCCGTGCTGGCGGCCAGCTTCGCCGCCCTGATCGCGGTCACGCTGTACCTTTTCGACCGCCACCACATCTGGCTCAACGTCACCTACCCATCGCTTCTGCTTCTGACCCTGTTTGTAGCCACGACGATGCTGCACGATTTCCACACCGAGGGTGAGAAGCGCCAGATCAGATGA
- the argS gene encoding arginine--tRNA ligase, which translates to MKEKIQHLLHQAILGLQAGGILPDSIDAPIIVDRARQKEHGDLASNIALVLAKKAKLKPRALAEAIVKALPSSDDVVRTEIAGPGFINFFLRADAVFAVVPQILDAGTAFGRSEAGKGKTVQVEFVSANPTGPLHVGHGRGAAYGATVATLLEAAGFSVHREYYVNDAGRQMDILAVSVWLRYLDLCGEEVPFPSNGYRGDYVWDIAATVHREQGDTLRHGIGDVFEDLPADAPAGGDKEVHIDALVARMRTLLGEDAYRTVHRTGLNAILEDIRRDLEEFGVTYDEWFSEHSLVESGAVERALERLRKSGHAYEKNGALWFRSTDFGDEKDRVIVRDNGQHTYFAADIAYHMDKLDRGFARLLDIWGADHHGYVPRVKAALAAMDEDPARLDVLLVQFAVLYRGGEKVQMSTRSGEFVTLRELRHEVGNDAARFFYVMRKSEQHLDFDLDLAKSQSNDNPVYYIQYAHARIHSVFRQMQEKGMSHDVDDGNANLARLTEDHEGELLNMLQQYPELVEQSALRHEPHQLAHFLRELANRFHTYYNAHTFLADDESLRNARLNLINATRQVIANGLALLGVSAPEAM; encoded by the coding sequence GTGAAGGAAAAAATCCAGCATCTTTTGCACCAGGCAATCCTCGGCTTGCAGGCCGGGGGTATTCTCCCGGACAGCATCGATGCGCCGATCATCGTCGACCGGGCGAGACAAAAGGAACATGGCGATCTCGCCAGCAATATCGCCCTGGTGCTGGCCAAGAAGGCGAAACTGAAACCGCGCGCGCTCGCGGAGGCGATCGTCAAGGCCCTTCCCTCATCCGACGACGTTGTCCGAACCGAGATCGCCGGTCCCGGATTCATCAATTTCTTCCTGCGCGCCGATGCGGTGTTTGCCGTAGTGCCACAAATCCTGGATGCAGGAACGGCCTTTGGCCGTAGTGAGGCCGGGAAAGGCAAGACCGTGCAGGTGGAGTTCGTTTCTGCCAATCCCACTGGTCCGCTGCACGTCGGACACGGCCGTGGCGCCGCCTACGGGGCCACCGTTGCCACCCTGCTGGAGGCGGCGGGATTCAGTGTGCACCGGGAATATTATGTCAACGACGCCGGACGCCAGATGGACATCCTCGCTGTCAGCGTCTGGCTCCGCTACCTCGACCTTTGCGGCGAGGAGGTGCCATTCCCCAGCAACGGATACCGCGGCGACTACGTATGGGACATCGCCGCCACTGTGCACCGGGAACAAGGCGATACCCTGCGCCACGGCATCGGGGACGTTTTCGAGGATCTCCCGGCGGATGCGCCTGCTGGCGGCGACAAGGAAGTACACATTGACGCACTGGTTGCACGGATGCGGACCCTGCTCGGAGAGGACGCCTACCGAACCGTGCACCGTACCGGACTCAATGCCATTCTGGAGGACATTCGCCGCGATCTCGAGGAATTCGGCGTGACCTACGACGAGTGGTTCTCCGAGCACAGTCTGGTGGAATCCGGCGCCGTAGAACGTGCGCTCGAACGCCTGCGCAAGTCCGGCCATGCCTACGAGAAGAACGGGGCCTTGTGGTTCCGATCGACCGATTTTGGCGATGAGAAGGACCGGGTAATTGTTCGGGACAACGGCCAACACACCTACTTTGCCGCGGATATCGCCTATCACATGGACAAGCTGGATCGCGGCTTCGCCCGTCTGCTCGACATCTGGGGGGCGGACCATCATGGCTATGTACCGCGGGTCAAGGCCGCGCTGGCAGCCATGGACGAGGACCCGGCGCGGCTTGACGTCCTGCTGGTTCAGTTTGCCGTTCTCTACCGGGGTGGTGAAAAAGTGCAAATGTCCACGCGTAGCGGCGAATTCGTTACCCTGCGCGAACTGCGCCACGAGGTGGGCAACGACGCCGCACGTTTCTTCTATGTGATGCGCAAGAGCGAACAGCACCTCGATTTCGATCTGGACCTCGCAAAGTCGCAGTCAAACGACAACCCGGTCTATTACATCCAGTACGCCCACGCGCGGATCCACAGTGTATTCCGGCAGATGCAGGAAAAGGGGATGAGTCACGATGTGGACGACGGAAATGCCAATCTCGCACGCTTGACCGAAGATCACGAGGGCGAACTGCTGAACATGCTGCAACAGTACCCCGAGCTGGTGGAGCAATCGGCCTTGCGTCACGAACCACACCAGCTTGCCCACTTCCTGCGCGAACTGGCGAACCGCTTCCATACCTATTATAACGCCCACACTTTCCTGGCCGACGATGAATCCCTGCGAAATGCGCGCCTGAACCTGATCAACGCAACACGGCAGGTCATCGCCAATGGCCTGGCCCTGCTGGGCGTTTCCGCCCCCGAGGCGATGTAG
- a CDS encoding penicillin-binding protein 1A, giving the protein MRWISRSKRTDKQLAAGFGPLDPETRVSPKHPVLRRLLRISLYLAGAGTIAGLIVILLLVPTLPPVSNLAEEHLKVPMRIYSAEGRLLGEFGEERRIPVSIDEVPKQLIHAVLAAEDDQFYHHWGVDFPGIARAAITNIITGRRGQGASTITMQVARNFFLSPERTYTRKLKEMLLAFKLEYQLSKDEILELYLNKIFLGHRAYGFAAAAQVYYGKSLDELTLPQMAMLAGLPKAPSRNNPVSNPDQALERRAYVLHRMAKLQYIDETQLEQALKAPVTASKHDFEYAVKAPYVAEMVRQYMYRAYAEKSYAGGFNIHTTIRAENQKAANQALHDGIIAYDHRHGYRGPAGHVSLPRNADKDAYDDLLKGYHQVGGLVPALTLLVGDKQAVAYTQDGYVANIDWKGMAWARRYRTRNLVGSPPKKARNILRVGDVIYLDTDAKGNWLLSQVPEVSGAIVSLRPSDGAILALSGGFDFNESKFNRITQAQRQPGSNIKPFIYSAALNKGFTAASRISGAPIVIEDANLETQWKPENYSGKFFGPTRLRIALIKSLNLVSVRLLRAIGPEYAVNYLSRFGFNAQELPANLSLALGNASLTPLQVVSAFSVFANGGYLIKPYFITRVEDAEGHVLEQTNPLVVCKTCKETPKPYLDSPPPVANASGEPAAPANTGTQAKARTPQDALPAAASVAPAPEVVTFPPVREGEPLPTIEIKPRYAPEVISPENAFIMTTILRDVIQHGTGQRAKALKREDLAGKTGTTNDFNDAWFSGFNGDVVTTAWVGFDQPATLGRHESGARAALPIWMDYMRVALKEKPETKLVKPDDVVEEMIDPVTGDYVGPVADQTSSPDQPGFNSTQTAANDSASDNNDSEDIDPAVGETPVTDQPPDDEHKPVKEYFIAGTQPGPATTATDGTAPAPPPKPASDDLQGLF; this is encoded by the coding sequence ATGAGATGGATAAGTCGTAGCAAGCGGACGGACAAGCAGCTAGCCGCCGGCTTCGGCCCGCTCGACCCCGAAACCCGGGTATCGCCCAAGCACCCTGTTTTGCGGCGCCTTCTGCGGATTTCCCTCTATCTCGCCGGCGCCGGCACGATTGCCGGCCTGATCGTGATCCTGCTGCTGGTCCCCACCCTTCCCCCGGTCAGCAACCTGGCCGAAGAGCACCTCAAAGTACCCATGCGCATCTATTCCGCGGAAGGGCGCCTTCTGGGCGAATTCGGGGAAGAACGGCGTATACCGGTATCGATCGATGAGGTGCCGAAGCAGCTGATCCACGCGGTGCTGGCGGCCGAGGATGACCAGTTCTACCACCACTGGGGTGTGGATTTTCCGGGAATCGCGCGCGCCGCCATCACCAATATCATCACTGGCCGCCGCGGCCAGGGCGCCAGCACCATCACGATGCAGGTGGCGCGCAATTTCTTCCTGAGCCCGGAACGAACCTATACCCGCAAGCTGAAGGAAATGCTGCTCGCGTTCAAGCTTGAATACCAGTTGAGCAAGGACGAGATTCTCGAGCTCTACCTCAACAAGATCTTTCTCGGCCATCGCGCCTATGGCTTCGCGGCCGCGGCCCAGGTCTACTACGGCAAGTCGCTGGATGAGCTTACCCTGCCGCAAATGGCCATGCTCGCCGGGCTACCCAAGGCACCTTCGCGCAACAACCCGGTGAGCAACCCCGACCAGGCACTCGAGCGCCGGGCCTATGTGCTGCACCGGATGGCCAAGCTGCAATACATCGACGAAACCCAACTCGAGCAGGCGCTGAAGGCGCCGGTCACGGCGAGCAAACATGACTTCGAATACGCTGTGAAGGCACCGTACGTGGCGGAGATGGTCCGGCAGTACATGTACCGGGCGTATGCGGAGAAATCCTATGCCGGCGGATTCAATATCCACACAACGATTCGTGCGGAAAACCAGAAAGCCGCAAACCAGGCACTTCACGACGGCATCATCGCCTATGACCATCGCCACGGCTATCGCGGCCCGGCCGGTCACGTCTCGCTTCCCCGAAACGCGGACAAGGATGCCTACGACGATCTTCTCAAGGGCTACCATCAGGTGGGCGGCCTGGTCCCGGCCCTGACCCTTCTCGTGGGGGACAAGCAGGCGGTCGCCTATACCCAGGACGGCTATGTCGCGAACATCGACTGGAAGGGCATGGCGTGGGCCCGTCGCTATCGCACACGAAACCTTGTGGGCTCTCCGCCGAAGAAGGCGAGAAACATCCTTCGGGTCGGTGATGTGATCTATCTCGATACTGACGCCAAGGGAAACTGGCTGTTGTCCCAGGTACCCGAGGTTTCCGGCGCCATTGTGTCCTTGCGTCCGAGCGACGGGGCGATCCTTGCACTCAGCGGCGGTTTTGACTTCAACGAGAGCAAGTTCAATCGTATTACCCAGGCGCAACGCCAACCGGGTTCCAACATCAAACCATTCATCTATTCGGCCGCCCTGAACAAGGGCTTCACGGCGGCAAGCCGGATCAGCGGTGCACCCATCGTCATTGAGGACGCAAACCTGGAGACCCAATGGAAGCCAGAGAACTACAGCGGCAAGTTCTTTGGCCCAACCCGGTTGCGCATCGCCCTGATCAAGTCATTGAATCTGGTTTCTGTGCGCCTGTTGCGGGCCATTGGTCCCGAGTATGCGGTGAATTACTTGTCGCGCTTCGGTTTCAACGCACAGGAGCTGCCGGCAAATCTTTCGCTCGCGCTGGGTAATGCCTCGCTCACGCCGCTGCAAGTCGTGTCCGCATTCTCCGTGTTTGCCAATGGCGGGTATCTCATCAAGCCGTACTTCATTACCCGTGTGGAAGACGCGGAAGGCCACGTACTGGAACAGACCAATCCGCTGGTCGTCTGCAAGACCTGTAAGGAAACCCCGAAACCCTATCTCGACTCGCCACCCCCCGTGGCCAACGCCAGTGGCGAGCCGGCGGCACCGGCCAACACCGGCACCCAGGCAAAGGCGCGGACGCCTCAGGATGCACTCCCGGCGGCCGCCAGTGTTGCACCGGCTCCGGAAGTCGTTACTTTCCCGCCGGTCCGGGAGGGCGAACCCCTGCCTACAATCGAGATCAAGCCGCGCTACGCACCGGAGGTGATCTCGCCCGAGAATGCCTTTATCATGACCACCATACTCCGGGATGTGATTCAGCATGGCACCGGACAGCGGGCAAAGGCGCTCAAACGTGAAGACCTTGCCGGCAAGACGGGCACCACGAACGATTTCAACGATGCGTGGTTCTCCGGCTTCAACGGCGACGTGGTCACCACCGCGTGGGTCGGTTTCGATCAGCCCGCTACTCTGGGTCGACACGAATCCGGCGCCCGGGCAGCTTTGCCAATCTGGATGGACTACATGCGGGTGGCCCTGAAAGAAAAGCCGGAAACCAAGTTGGTGAAACCGGACGATGTCGTCGAGGAAATGATCGACCCGGTCACCGGCGACTATGTCGGTCCGGTCGCCGACCAGACTTCCAGCCCCGACCAGCCCGGTTTCAATTCCACCCAGACAGCCGCGAACGACAGCGCGTCGGACAACAACGATAGCGAGGACATCGATCCCGCTGTTGGTGAAACGCCGGTGACGGACCAACCGCCAGATGACGAGCACAAGCCGGTGAAGGAATACTTCATCGCGGGCACGCAACCCGGTCCGGCCACCACCGCAACCGACGGCACCGCACCGGCGCCTCCACCGAAACCCGCCAGCGACGACCTACAGGGGCTGTTCTGA
- a CDS encoding NAD(P)-dependent oxidoreductase — translation MKAAVIGLGAMGTPMARNLHDAGYLAGVWNRTREKAEALAAETGVGRFDSVAELASQADLLLISVSDDAALREVVDAAAPHLLPGAVVVDTSTVSVSLSREISRELARFGVQFLDAPVSGGVEGARQASLVMMVGGPEAELERVRPALQALARRIEYLGPAGSGQAAKAVNQLMAAGINQAVSEALAFGEALDLPMDRLVDLLGEGAAGSWLLRHRGRSMLQEEFAPGFRMALHEKDLRLCRDLGSALGVHLPMVEMTLVHYRLLREAGHGDDDMSALIRQKRALFEKDTPGN, via the coding sequence ATGAAAGCCGCCGTGATTGGACTTGGCGCCATGGGTACACCGATGGCGCGCAATCTGCACGATGCCGGTTATCTGGCCGGCGTCTGGAACCGCACCCGCGAAAAGGCCGAGGCCCTTGCCGCCGAAACCGGAGTCGGGAGATTCGATTCCGTGGCTGAGCTCGCCTCGCAAGCCGATCTGCTGCTGATCTCCGTCAGTGATGATGCAGCCCTGCGCGAGGTGGTCGATGCAGCAGCGCCACATTTGCTGCCGGGCGCCGTGGTCGTCGACACGTCCACCGTGTCGGTCTCCCTGTCCCGGGAAATCTCCCGTGAACTGGCCCGATTTGGGGTCCAGTTTCTCGACGCCCCGGTTTCCGGTGGCGTCGAAGGCGCGCGCCAGGCGAGCCTGGTCATGATGGTGGGTGGACCCGAGGCGGAGCTTGAGCGCGTCCGCCCCGCCCTGCAGGCCCTGGCTCGCCGGATTGAGTACCTGGGTCCGGCCGGAAGCGGCCAGGCGGCCAAGGCGGTCAACCAGTTGATGGCCGCCGGAATCAACCAGGCCGTGTCCGAGGCCCTGGCCTTCGGTGAGGCGCTGGACCTGCCCATGGATCGGCTGGTGGATCTCCTGGGGGAGGGCGCGGCCGGCAGCTGGTTACTGAGGCACCGCGGTCGCTCCATGCTGCAGGAAGAGTTCGCCCCCGGATTCCGAATGGCGCTGCATGAAAAGGACCTCCGCTTGTGCCGCGACCTGGGTAGCGCCCTGGGCGTTCACCTTCCTATGGTTGAGATGACCCTGGTGCATTACCGGCTGTTGCGAGAGGCGGGTCACGGCGATGATGATATGAGCGCCCTGATTCGACAGAAACGCGCCCTGTTCGAAAAGGACACGCCCGGGAACTAG
- a CDS encoding PilN domain-containing protein translates to MTTRVNLLPWRDMRRKEQDRQLLSIGIFAWLLMGLVVFYGHHQVTTLIEGQQARNKYLHTQIADLDKVIAKIKDIKKQRSALVNRMGVIYKLQSDRTRMVHIMDALARTLPEGVYYKSMKQSGNNLILTGGAQSNARIAALLRNFEGSQWFANPNLKVVNVVHKGSSRISNFNLTVTQLSEAKDQTKKKEEEKKEQKKKPAKKGKRS, encoded by the coding sequence ATGACGACCCGCGTCAATCTGTTGCCCTGGCGCGATATGCGTCGAAAGGAGCAGGACCGCCAGCTCCTGAGTATCGGCATCTTTGCGTGGCTGTTGATGGGCCTGGTTGTCTTTTACGGCCACCATCAGGTTACGACGCTGATCGAGGGGCAGCAGGCACGGAACAAGTACCTCCACACCCAAATCGCGGACCTGGACAAGGTTATTGCCAAGATCAAGGACATCAAAAAGCAGCGTTCGGCCCTCGTAAATCGTATGGGCGTCATCTACAAGTTGCAGTCCGATCGTACCCGCATGGTGCACATCATGGATGCGCTCGCTCGCACGCTGCCGGAAGGTGTCTATTACAAATCGATGAAGCAGAGCGGCAACAACCTCATTCTCACGGGAGGCGCGCAATCGAATGCCCGCATTGCCGCCCTTCTTCGTAATTTCGAGGGATCCCAGTGGTTCGCGAACCCGAACCTGAAGGTGGTCAATGTCGTACACAAGGGCAGTTCGCGCATCAGCAATTTCAATCTGACAGTCACCCAGTTGAGCGAGGCAAAGGACCAAACCAAGAAGAAGGAAGAGGAAAAGAAGGAGCAGAAAAAGAAACCGGCAAAGAAGGGTAAGCGCTCGTGA
- a CDS encoding pilus assembly protein PilM, protein MPSLADIFKKKRPPLIGIDISASSVKVLELSRSGEHFRVERYAVEPLPQNAVVEHAITEVEQVADAVRRAVKRSGTKTRNAAVAVAGAHVITKTLKVPSELSEVELQGQIEMEADHYIPYPLDEVNLDWQVLDIPQSPSEEGAEEEAVLLAACRKEIVDDYVAVIESSGLKASVVDIETYAMENAYGLISQHMPGAGMEKAVAVMDIGSTTTNINVMHNNRSIYTRDHTFGGRQLTEEIQRRYGLSYEEAGLAKKQGGLPDNYQTDVLRPFMEALCQEVMRALQFFYSSSTFNSVDQVLLAGGCAQIPGVEELVSARTGIPTMVANPFTSMSLASRVKPQVLSNDAPSLMITCGLAMRSFD, encoded by the coding sequence GTGCCGAGCCTGGCAGATATATTCAAGAAAAAGCGCCCGCCGCTTATTGGAATCGATATCAGCGCCTCTTCCGTCAAGGTGCTGGAGTTGAGCCGTAGTGGCGAGCACTTCCGCGTGGAGCGCTACGCCGTGGAGCCGCTGCCCCAGAACGCGGTGGTCGAGCATGCGATCACCGAGGTCGAGCAGGTGGCGGATGCGGTGCGTCGGGCGGTCAAGCGCAGCGGTACCAAGACCCGCAATGCGGCCGTGGCCGTGGCCGGCGCCCATGTGATTACCAAGACCCTGAAGGTTCCGTCGGAGCTTTCCGAGGTTGAACTCCAGGGTCAGATCGAAATGGAAGCGGATCATTATATTCCGTACCCCCTGGACGAGGTGAATCTCGATTGGCAGGTTCTGGACATCCCGCAGTCCCCGTCGGAAGAGGGTGCGGAGGAAGAGGCGGTTCTCCTCGCCGCCTGCCGCAAGGAAATCGTGGACGACTACGTAGCCGTGATCGAGAGCTCGGGGCTGAAGGCCTCCGTGGTGGATATCGAAACCTATGCCATGGAGAACGCCTACGGGCTGATTTCCCAGCACATGCCAGGAGCCGGGATGGAAAAGGCCGTTGCCGTGATGGATATCGGATCGACCACGACCAACATCAACGTGATGCACAACAACCGCTCAATCTATACGCGCGACCATACCTTTGGCGGTCGGCAGTTGACGGAAGAGATCCAGCGCCGCTACGGACTTTCCTACGAAGAGGCGGGCCTGGCCAAGAAACAGGGTGGCTTGCCGGATAACTACCAGACCGATGTACTGCGGCCGTTCATGGAGGCCCTGTGTCAGGAAGTGATGCGGGCGCTACAGTTCTTCTATTCCTCCAGTACCTTCAACAGTGTCGATCAGGTTCTGTTGGCCGGCGGATGTGCGCAGATTCCCGGAGTCGAAGAACTGGTCAGTGCACGCACCGGAATTCCGACCATGGTGGCGAATCCTTTCACCAGCATGTCGCTTGCGTCCCGTGTCAAACCCCAGGTTCTCAGTAATGACGCGCCGTCCCTGATGATTACCTGTGGCCTGGCCATGCGGAGTTTTGACTGA
- a CDS encoding SPOR domain-containing protein gives MAATRRKKKNVRRTSTSGRRKTARRSGKRKLPNWSLLVLGLSIGIVVAVSVQWAVQRARTPGTGLYNLFSRPTPPPRKRVAHHTAPATPPKTTFDFYTILPETETVIPDREWEDLRHNPEKGSRYILQAASYNNFQQADKLKARLAINGLVSVIQKVTVGNKGTFYRVRLGPYGDAASADAVNRKLSELGIHALRLRLKKEG, from the coding sequence ATGGCGGCGACCCGACGCAAGAAGAAGAACGTACGTCGTACGTCCACAAGCGGCCGCCGGAAGACCGCGCGCCGTAGCGGGAAACGCAAACTGCCAAACTGGAGTCTGCTGGTATTGGGCCTGTCCATCGGAATCGTGGTTGCCGTGTCGGTCCAGTGGGCCGTGCAACGAGCACGCACGCCCGGGACCGGTTTGTATAACCTGTTCTCGCGACCTACGCCTCCGCCGCGAAAACGGGTCGCGCACCACACAGCGCCTGCCACCCCTCCCAAGACGACCTTTGATTTCTACACGATCCTTCCGGAAACCGAGACCGTCATCCCCGACCGGGAATGGGAAGATCTGCGCCACAACCCGGAGAAGGGTTCGCGCTATATCCTGCAGGCTGCGTCGTACAACAATTTTCAGCAGGCCGACAAACTGAAGGCACGCCTGGCGATCAATGGACTGGTATCCGTCATCCAGAAGGTGACTGTAGGGAACAAGGGGACGTTCTACCGTGTGCGCCTGGGACCGTACGGTGATGCCGCCTCCGCCGATGCCGTGAATCGCAAGCTTTCCGAGCTTGGTATTCACGCCCTTCGTTTGCGACTCAAGAAGGAAGGCTAG